The Dendropsophus ebraccatus isolate aDenEbr1 chromosome 10, aDenEbr1.pat, whole genome shotgun sequence genome has a segment encoding these proteins:
- the RNF225 gene encoding RING finger protein 225, whose product MEEEPPTSAPEGDGSSECVICFTPYDTLFHLPKVLTCGHIFCLECLSRITVGSTEPESLSCPICRMPTPVPPKKGPPALSTDKDLLQRLNRPITCPAPSLRFSRKKGRLYVPQNNSLNVSSVSLSVDLGRPPPGPQSPRRWWQFLRSGSCVFYGSIFLIVALTVALVLAGVYIFYLLPWRYNGSQGSLGSGGYNETFPPNMTSTTISTRTLR is encoded by the coding sequence ATGGAGGAAGAACCCCCAACTTCTGCCCCTGAGGGTGATGGATCCTCCGAGTGTGTGATCTGCTTCACTCCATATGACACCCTCTTCCATCTCCCCAAGGTCCTCACCTGCGGCCATATCTTCTGCCTGGAGTGTTTGTCTAGAATCACAGTGGGATCGACAGAACCAGAGTCTCTATCATGCCCGATATGTCGGATGCCAACCCCAGTTCCGCCAAAGAAGGGCCCTCCTGCACTGTCCACCGACAAAGACTTGCTACAGAGACTCAACAGGCCAATAACTTGCCCAGCACCTTCCTTAAGGTTCAGCCGAAAAAAGGGCCGCTTGTATGTGCCGCAGAATAACAGCCTCAACGTCAGCTCCGTCAGTCTCAGTGTGGACCTTGGTCGCCCACCACCAGGCCCTCAATCTCCTCGAAGGTGGTGGCAGTTCTTGAGGTCAGGTAGCTGCGTCTTCTACGGGTCAATATTCTTAATTGTGGCCCTTACGGTGGCCCTGGTCCTGGCTGGAGTCTATATTTTCTACCTGCTTCCTTGGCGTTACAATGGTTCTCAGGGATCTTTAGGCTCTGGTGGCTACAATGAAACCTTCCCTCCCAATATGACAAGCACCACCATCTCAACACGTACTTTACGTTGA